ATACAGCGCACCGCTCGCAGCATACGCCCCATAACGGGCACATTGAAGGACAAACAGGCGCATATGCGTGAGCAAATGGAGATGCTGCAACGTTCAGTggagttgttggaattggagaATAGAACGAGTGCAGTGCACATTATGGAAGAGCCGATGGAGTGACGGCGGTTTTGCTGTAAATTACAGttacattaatattatatgcaaGCGATCATTTACAACATATATAAACCATTTTGAGTGGCATTTATAGGGCAGAAAAGTGTATGCATTTAATTcgcttttaattttcaatagttTTGTAAGCATTTCAAGtagtattattaatataactttGTAATAGTTgtacgtatgcatgtattttAGTGAAATAAGTATAAAAGACGGCGCATTGCTGAAATAAATAGTTGAAtgattttgatattaattttgtatggttttttttttgttgagaaaGGGTAAAAAGAATTTCGTTCCTGACGCTGCCATAACGGTGCCTAGTTCGTGTTCACAACTAATGTTTACTACAACTACTTTTCgaatttatactatatataatatttattataatactattattttttttttgtaattttaaaaaccaaatttttttgtaattttgaaaagcaaatttttttgtaattttgaaaagcaaatttttttgtaattttgaaaaattaatattttttaatatacagatttttttttgttattttaaaaagtcagatttttttagtttattaattttgctttaagtttaaatagttttttttccaGTCAACTTTAATTGtgctcaaattttattttttgagttaacTGCTATATTACTatgaataaagatatttttcaattttataatttttttattgtatcttATTATTTTACGCGCGCTACGTAAATACGCAGCCAGAATTTTGCTTTATTCGCCATATAATAACTGATGCTTAACAAAATTGTTGacgttttgcatatttttcgtaAATAAACATACacttataagtacatacatacatatatttatatttcgttaattattttgtataaatatataataaaattcgtATGCTCATTAATAAATATTGGAGAATTTGGCCAATTTTaacttccaaaaaaaataaaataaaataaaaaattttaaacagatataaattattaaaacattttttaaaaataattaaaaacaaatattaaaaaaatatataaaaaaaaacaaatattaaaaaatatataaaaaaaaacaaatattaaaaaaatatatataaaaaaatatatataaaaaaacaaataataaaaaaatatataaagaaaaaacaacaaaaatatataaaaaaaaaaaaaaaatatatataaaaaaaaaaaaatatataaaaaaaaaaaaaaatatataaaaaaaaaaaaaactttttaaaataaaataaatttaataaaaataaaatttaaaaaaattaaaaaaaaacaatttttgaatatatataaaaagtaatgtttaattctaaaataccgaacaatttattaaataaaattaaaacattgaaatatatgtacatacataaataaacaaactaaaaaagcaaattcaaaaatatgaaaacaattaaaaaagaatacaaaaaaaatttatacacagatttttttttttaatataacttataaataataagaaGAAGCACAAAAAAGTTTGTAATAACTACAACTGCTTACATTTAAAActagaatttataaaaaaatttcatggtttaactttaaaaatttttatatcacattatgGAACATCTTTTAAGATAAACATATTTagattaaaaatgcaaatgcttATTAAGCATTTCTTAAGTGCATAAACGTATATGCGTACAGTGAGCGGAAGGGGGCGTAAATAATTGTACATACTATTTTTAGAAGCAATTTGGCCACCGATTTCGTTTCTTAgattttcatttgcttttttGCATAACTATCGCCTGCATTTACACTAATTCACGGCGCTAATGTGCAGTAAGTGCAAAATGTTGCATAAAAAAACTAGACATTTACGGCTTTATACATTGGCTAACATGTGTTAGTTTCAtgcttgtcgttgttgttgctacatttATGTTGTTTGCCTGCAACGCACATCACTCCTGCTCGCTTTCACACTCACACGCGCACGCGCACTCATCACAAACTGCACTAGCACTACCGTTGGCGCCGTCCAGCCCCTCGGCCATGCCGCCACGCCCACCGGCAATCTGCAGCCAAGCCAAAAGCAGTTGTAATGCCGGCCATAGCAATACCAAATTTCAGATATCTGTATTGAGACTGATGCGTGTCAGAAACTCGCCTTGCGAATCGGCCACCGCGCGTATTATCTCCAAGAGCAGCTCACGAGAGAGTGCGCCGATCTTCGGCAAGCGTGCCACTTTCGTAAAATCCTTTACTATTAAACGCAAGGCATAATCTTTGATATCGTAGATTCTCGTTATGTCCGAGGCTTCCAGCGTCTGCAAGACATTCTCATACGTTATATTATGCTCGAGCGAATATTTACAGAAAGCGGCTAGACGATTGTTGGATAAGCCGTAAAAGCAAGGCGCTTGAAACAGATACAAAGCATCCTGTGGTGGCATTTTCGTTTCGCCATAATAAATATAGCGCAGCAGCGATTGGAAAGCTTCTTGTGAGGGCGAGATTTCACCGATTTGTATCTAGTAGACGCAGTGAGAGTTATGAGTGGCAGCAAGTTAACAGTAAAATCATGTATACTTACATTCACTGTATTATCGGGTGGCGTAAAGGAGCGAAACATGCCTTGAAAGTAGGTGCAGCGTGCCGAGAGTATGGATTTGTGCGCGTGTATGGCTTGGCCATCAAGTATGAGATGTATATCACAAAATTCTTTGCCTGTGGACTCCAGAAAGACCGCCATGTCACTTTCCAGCGTAGTGCCTAAGTGTTAAGAgtaaaattagtaaatattttaaaataattgtaagcAAAGAAGCTTTTGTGCAACGCACCATCACTcttttcgaaattattattttccataACAATTTTGCCTGGATTAAGGCGCCTGCGCACAATTTCAACAATCAACGCTTTGTCTAGATCACCAAATTCGCTCGACAGCACGACGTCCGCGTAATTTTCATCCTTTATTATGAATTGCATGCAGTGATCCTTGATgatttgtattctacaatatacaATGAGAGTTTATGcataaaagagaaaataaaagaaaccaCCTACACCTACTTGTTCTTGTCTGCATTGTACAGCGCCTCCAGCACATTCTGTTTGTTGATCTTGAAATCCAAATATTGTATGCAGCCTTGCGCCAAGCGCGGCATTAGAAATCTACCCGCCAACTGGTATATATCggttatcaaaattattatatttttgctataCGACTCCTTCAGGTCGattctatctgtatatatgtagtttaaGATGATTTCGAATGCCTCCGGTGACGCCTGCGCCAAACGTACCTCCAGCATGGGCGCACGATCAGCGCCACCGCTACCAACCAAAGCGCTGCGTATATCCATGGCTGTCCCGAACACTTTCTCCATCTGCTGTTGGCGCGCTTCACGTGCCGCTAAAATTTTCGTGCGCAAATGCTTCGAACGCGAAGCCACAAAAGCAATATGCGCTAGAATTTTAATCTCCTCCGCACCAACTATAAACTGTATATCGCAAAATTGTTTATCATGAAAGAATTTGCCGTAATCGTCGCGCAGCGTGCACTTCGGATAGCTGGAGAATTGAAAGCGATAAGTATCGCCGCGACGCACGCTATTATCAACGGTGCCGCCGAAAATGTACATAGCATCGCCGATAACAGCGCTCGCATGAAATACACGACCCGACGGCACATCCGAATTCGGCTCGGCCGTGATTACCGACCACACCTGCGAGTCCAAGTCATAACAGTGCAGATCGTTGGGCAATGTTGAGTCCGCCGAGCCGCCGAAAACGTATAAAAAGCGATCATGATGCACCATAGTGTGTCCGTAACGGCGTGAAGGTGGTGCTGCAGCAGCGCCACGTAGCACCGATTCGTTGTAGATGCGACGCCAGCTGCGAGAGAagttttatgcatatatttacagttatttgtacacacatttacatacgttttggttttaaaatgaaattcgaAGAGCGAGTTGGTGATCTGTAGACCACTTTGGCCGGAGAAGACGTACATGCAGTCGCGCGCAACGGCGACGGGGAAATTGCAGCAAGTCGGCGGACGTTCGCCCTTTTGCTCCACCTCCTCCCATTGATGGTTTTCGCCCtgcagataaaatttaattatttttcaactcgttttatttaaatttttaaaagctcaCCAATAAATTGAGCGTCCACATATCGTTTAGACGTGCATTGCCATCATAACCGGCATATATCCACATCTTATTATCGTAGACCGCAGCGCCATGCGCTGAACGCGGCACTGGCAcactaaaaataacaataacaatttatttaacacTTCACTTTGCCCACATTTGCTACGCACCGTCCGGTGAATTTCCACTCCACCCACATGGCCGTCTGAAATTTATACTCGAACAAATCATTTTTATTCGTTAAATTCGAGTTCGAATGTATGTCGCCGGTGTAGCCGCCAAAGATGAACATTGAACTGCCGTATACTACGGCGGAGTGATGATAGCGTGGCGCCGGCGCCACGCCGGTTGCACAAGCACGGCCCCACGATTTGTCCTTCACGCCAAAGCGTATTAAATCGTTGAGCATCGTTTTACCATTGTCACCGCCGAACACAAACATTGCATCCTTATACGCCACCACGGTGTGTTTGCTAcgtctgcaataacaaaaaaaaataagtaaacacgCAGAACAATGGTTGTAGGCACAACACTTACTTGGCGCCTACAAACTCGGCACATTCGAGCATTTTCGACCAC
The sequence above is drawn from the Bactrocera oleae isolate idBacOlea1 chromosome 5, idBacOlea1, whole genome shotgun sequence genome and encodes:
- the Lztr1 gene encoding leucine-zipper-like transcriptional regulator 1 homolog gives rise to the protein MLKALLGSESTDSTEDAGGGSGGNASGSGSGSSGGGGGGVAGAGGGGGGGVSVSLASSSISSSLNAASVSVIGTGGNSNQTICVGSVGGANSGFVCSLSSSGYCNVCLASVEKCHSNTGSRKSRKSFSSRSKMSHSNSSSMRGSSGSSCRSSGAVCMYDVVSCKSISPGSYSMNALNVDFSSYMATHQWSKMLECAEFVGAKRSKHTVVAYKDAMFVFGGDNGKTMLNDLIRFGVKDKSWGRACATGVAPAPRYHHSAVVYGSSMFIFGGYTGDIHSNSNLTNKNDLFEYKFQTAMWVEWKFTGRVPVPRSAHGAAVYDNKMWIYAGYDGNARLNDMWTLNLLGENHQWEEVEQKGERPPTCCNFPVAVARDCMYVFSGQSGLQITNSLFEFHFKTKTWRRIYNESVLRGAAAAPPSRRYGHTMVHHDRFLYVFGGSADSTLPNDLHCYDLDSQVWSVITAEPNSDVPSGRVFHASAVIGDAMYIFGGTVDNSVRRGDTYRFQFSSYPKCTLRDDYGKFFHDKQFCDIQFIVGAEEIKILAHIAFVASRSKHLRTKILAAREARQQQMEKVFGTAMDIRSALVGSGGADRAPMLEVRLAQASPEAFEIILNYIYTDRIDLKESYSKNIIILITDIYQLAGRFLMPRLAQGCIQYLDFKINKQNVLEALYNADKNKIQIIKDHCMQFIIKDENYADVVLSSEFGDLDKALIVEIVRRRLNPGKIVMENNNFEKSDGTTLESDMAVFLESTGKEFCDIHLILDGQAIHAHKSILSARCTYFQGMFRSFTPPDNTVNIQIGEISPSQEAFQSLLRYIYYGETKMPPQDALYLFQAPCFYGLSNNRLAAFCKYSLEHNITYENVLQTLEASDITRIYDIKDYALRLIVKDFTKVARLPKIGALSRELLLEIIRAVADSQGEFLTRISLNTDI